From Dasania marina DSM 21967, the proteins below share one genomic window:
- a CDS encoding adenosine kinase: MKQYHIYGLGAALVDTEIEVQDQELSAMAVDKGLMTLVDEARQHELLSHLQGHLVHSKRACGGSACNTIIAASYFGARNYYSCKVANDDNGQFYLDDLKAAQVDSDFASVKPEGITGKCLVLITPDAERSMNTFLGISETLSEQELNADAIANSEYLYYEGYLVTSATGRAAAIKAREIAEQHQVKTAISLSDPGMVQFFKEGLIAMIGDGVDLLFCNEAEAMGWGNSNNLAEAVATLKTLAKQFVVTLGAKGALLFDGEQLIEIAGHPVTAVDSNGAGDMFAGAFLYALSQGQSFSQAGQLACRAAAEVVSHYGPRLNASQHQQLLSNHG; encoded by the coding sequence GCCTAGGCGCGGCCTTGGTAGACACAGAAATAGAAGTGCAAGACCAAGAGCTAAGCGCCATGGCTGTGGATAAAGGCCTGATGACCTTAGTGGATGAGGCCAGGCAGCATGAATTACTCAGCCACTTGCAAGGCCATTTAGTGCATTCTAAACGCGCCTGCGGCGGTTCGGCCTGCAACACTATTATCGCCGCCAGTTATTTTGGTGCCCGTAATTACTACAGCTGCAAGGTCGCCAACGACGACAACGGCCAGTTTTATCTAGATGACTTAAAAGCCGCGCAAGTCGATAGCGACTTTGCTAGCGTCAAGCCCGAGGGAATTACCGGTAAATGTTTGGTGCTTATTACCCCCGATGCTGAGCGCAGCATGAATACCTTTTTAGGGATTAGCGAAACCTTGTCTGAGCAAGAGCTTAATGCCGACGCCATCGCCAATTCTGAATACCTGTATTACGAAGGCTATCTTGTTACCTCTGCTACTGGCCGCGCCGCCGCGATCAAAGCGAGGGAGATTGCCGAGCAACATCAGGTTAAAACCGCCATCAGCCTGTCCGACCCCGGCATGGTGCAGTTTTTTAAAGAGGGCTTAATCGCAATGATAGGCGATGGCGTAGACTTGCTGTTTTGCAATGAGGCCGAAGCCATGGGCTGGGGCAACAGCAACAACCTAGCTGAAGCGGTCGCCACCCTAAAAACCTTGGCCAAGCAATTTGTCGTTACCTTAGGCGCCAAAGGCGCGCTACTGTTTGATGGCGAGCAGCTCATAGAAATAGCTGGCCATCCCGTTACAGCGGTAGACAGCAATGGCGCAGGCGATATGTTTGCCGGTGCCTTCTTATATGCCCTCAGCCAGGGCCAGAGCTTTAGCCAAGCCGGTCAACTCGCCTGCCGCGCTGCGGCCGAGGTGGTTAGCCACTACGGCCCCCGCCTCAACGCCAGCCAACACCAGCAGCTGCTCAGCAACCACGGCTAA